The segment TCAAAAGGACGTTTTTTTGCTTCAAGATCCACTGAAACGGACTCAATCTGCCATCTGAACCATGTCAACTGGCGTTTTGCGTAATTTCTGGTCTTCTTTTTGACGTCTTCTATGGTATTATCAACATCCGATTGGCTTTTTGCCTGCAATAATTCCCTATAACCAAGGCTCTGCCATGCGGGAGCATCCAGCGGAACAGTCTTCGCCAGCTGCAGACATTCATCAATCCAGCCATCTTTAATCATCTGGTCTACGCGGGCATCGATTCTTTTGTACAAATTATCACGATTGCGTTGAAGCCAGAATACAGGCAAAGCACCGATGCCGCCTTCACGTTCTTTTTGCAAGTCCGAAAGCTTGCGGCCCGTAGCACGGAACACTTCAAAAATTCGACAAATACGTTGTACGTTATTCGGTTCAACCTTCGACATCGCTTCAGGATCCACAGCGCATGCTTCCCTGTACAAGCAATCTGCACCACGTTCAGCAATAGTTTGTTCCAAATCCTTACGAATGTTGTCTGGAATTTCCGGAATGTTGGGCAACCCCAACATCAAAGACTGGAGGTAAAGTCCGGTACCACCAACAAGAATGAAATTCTTTTCCGGATTCTTGGTCACGAGATTTTTAGTTTGTCTGCAAAACTCCCCTGCCGAAAAAGATTCCGTCGGTTCAAGGAAATCCACAAGATGGTGCCTCACTCGCTGAATGCAATCTAGGCTTGGTTGAGCCGTGCCGATAGAAAAGCCTTTGTAGATCTGTCGAGAATCTACGCCAATAATTTCAGCACCATAATGGTCTGCAAGTTCCATGGACAAATTGGATTTACCAATTCCTGTAGCACCAACCAATGCAAATAAGATAGGCATGCCGTCAATGTAGTTATATTTACAACCAAGATGAAGAAATCAAAACACATAATTGCCATTATCATTGTATTGGTTATTATTATCGGGACAGCCGCAGTGCTCCTCCCTCGATTGGCCGATTCTGAATGGGCCAAAAAACTTGTTGCAGAAGAAGAAACTCCTGTAGAAAATGTCGTTGAGGAAGCTGCCGTAGACACAGTTCCCTTCAAGGAAAAACTTCAGCAGGAACTCCAGATTGTCCAATCCACTTACGTCAAAAGAAAAAAGAAGGACGTTTGGACTCTTGGCCGCGGTCAATCCATTATAACTTACTTGCTGCAAACCCAGCGTTTCGTAAAAAAGAAGGGCGGCAAGATTTTATTCATGGAAGAGTTGCACAACAACAATGTTTTGCAATCCGCCAATGTTGAAATTCTCCAGCCGGACAACGACACCTTGCGTGTAGAATTCCAGGTTTCCGAAAGCGTTTTCAGGGACGACGCCTCCGTCCTGGCTGTAGCTTTCCAGGTTACGAGCTTGAGCCCCGAACTGATTGCAGAATTAAACAAGTTGGATTATCCCTACAGTCTGCTTATTCCCCCATTCGGTATGCCCTCTGAATTCTATCCGAATCTGGACAAAGTAAAAAACGCCGAACTCGAATTGTGGCTCACCATGGAATCCACCAAGCTGAACAAGGTTCACAACAAGTTAAGACCTCTTCGCATTCACCACACCGAAGAGCAGATTCAGACTGTGATTGACGAAGCTAAGGTTCTGATTCCAAGAGCCAAGGGTGCCGTTTCCCGTTACGGAGAACAAGCCGTGGAGCACGAACAACTTCTCCAGGCGATCCTCTCCCCCGTCCAGAAGAACAACCTCTGGTTCATCGACGCAACCATGAACAGCAGATCCAAGGTTCCTCAGGCTTGTAAGACTTTGAATCTGAAGTGTGAATCTTCTTCCTACTACAATCCCGAAAACAGCGCCTTGGCCGACTACATCAAACAGCGTCTTCGCGACGCCCGTAAGCGTGGTCTCTCCACCATGTTCATTCCCTTGAACATGGAAAACCTTAATAAAGTAAAGGACCTTTCTGAAAAGGCGAAAAATCAGGGAACTAGCTTAGTATATTTATCTAAATTTATGGAATATTGATAAGGAGCCTGTATGACCGTAAAACTGGGTTTTAACGTAGACCATATCGCCACCCTCCGTGAAGCACGCAAAGTTTGCGAACCGGATCCCGTGGCAGCAGCAGTCATTGCAGAACTGGCCGGTTGCAACAGCATTTCCGTTCACCTGCGCGAAGACAAACGTCATATCCAGGACCGCGATGTCAAATTGCTCCGCGGTACTGTGACCACCAAGATGAATCTTGAAATGGCTCCTTCTCAGGAAATGGTTCAGATTGCCATCAACAACCAGCCGGACACCGTCACCTTGGTTCCGGAAATCCATACCGAGCTCGCCACCGAAGACGGCTTGAACGTTGCAGCAAAGGCTGCTGATCTTGTAAAGCCGGTCATCACCCTCAAGAGCAACGATATTTCCGTAGGCGTGTTTATCGATCCCGAAACCGAACAAGTCAAGGCTGCAAAGAAGATTGGCGCAGACTTCGTGGAATTCAACACCAACAAGTACGCCACATCCTGCACCCTCGGCAGCAAGGAAGAAATCGAACGTGAAATTTCCGCATTGCAGGACATGACCGTTCTCGCCCGTAAGTACGGTCTTCGCGTCAAGGCTGGCCGCGGCCTGAACTACAGGAACGTTGGTGCAATCGCTGCCATCGAAGGCATTGAAGAACTGGTCGTAGGCCACAGCATCATCTGCCGCGCCGTAATGATGGGCATGGACCGCGCCATCAAGGACATGGTGGACGCCATCCGTAACGCCGACTAATCTTCTGCTTCAGCACAATTTAAGCTTATAAAAGAAGCCTCCCTTCGGGGAGGCTTTTCTTTTTAATAATCCTTATATTCAACGTTCTGAAGGACCAGTCCCTGGGGAGGAGCCCAGGTTCGTTCGCCCTTGAAGTTCTTTTCAAAAATTTGGTTCACGGTACCCATAGGCAATTTACCACGGCCCACGTCAAACAAGGTTCCCACCATGGCTCGGACCTGACGGTGCAGAAAGCGATTTCCCTTGATATGGAACATGCAGCTCCAATCGTTCAAACGTTCCAGACGGAATTCTGTCAGGATGCAATCCGTGGGCTTGCCGTCGTTTCGAGGAATGCAGAAGTCGATAAAGTCATGATGACCAAGGAAGGATTCCGCTTCCTTTTCCATGGCATCGAGATCCAGATGCAGGGATCCACATTCCCAACCAAAGTCACGTTGCAGAGCCACCGGCCTGGTAAAGATGGTGTACTGGTAGTAGCGGCAAGTCGCATCGAATCGGGAATGGAAATCGTCGGCGCAACGTTCAAGATCGCGAATGCGGATCAAACGCTTTGTAAGGCCGTTAATGGAATTCACCGTCTTGAAGGTGTCAATTTCGCCGTCGTAGTCAAAGTGTACGCACTGGCCGCGGGCATGAACACCAGTATCCGTTCTACCGGATCCAGTAATGCGGATTGGCGTGCGAAGCGCAATGGAAAAAGCCTCTTCCAAAGCGGACTGGACCGTCACAAACTTCGTCTTGCCGCCCTCGTTCTGGGCCTGCCAGCCGTAGAAGGCGCTGCCAAGATATTCGCAGCGGAACCTATAGCGCATCGATGGTTAGTCCTGATTGTCGCGGATAACGGCTTCGACCTTATCCTGCGGGAGCTTCATGCGGGAAGCGATGATGGATGCAGGAACGCCGCGGCGGGAAAGCTGCAGGATCTTGCTCTTTTCAGAATTTTCCCTGTCGAAGCGGGTAATTTCAAGAGGACTGCTGCCCATAAGGCTAGGATCGCCAGTAGAATTGCGGCTCTGGGCGCGAAGCCTCATGGTTCGTTCGCGGGACAGGCCGCGGGGTGCACGAAGAACATCAGAAAGATTCTGCATTGCAGAAGTAATACGTTCCTTTGCAGTCGGACGAAGCGTAGGCTTGCTTGTGGGAACGCCGGTAAGAATCTTGTTTTCCGGAATACCGTTTTCATCTTCGAAGGCGATCTTCTGGTCAGTATCCGTGGAACGCTCCGTTGCCTGCTGAGCCATGGTTTCGCGCTTCTGGGCTGCATATTCTTCTGCATCGGCGATAATGGAACGCTTCTGCGGGCGGGGGCGGGAAATCAAAGTAGCGGCATCATCAAAGCCACCCTTCGGTTCCTTGAATCGTTCTGCCTTCACGGCCTCCATTCTCTGGGTAATGATTTCCTGACGGCGCTTCAAGAGCAAAACAAGAACGACAATGCAGATGACAATGGCAACTGCACCGCCAACAATCCAGATCAAAGTGTCAGAGGACATGGACTGGGGCTGGGCTTCAGCTTCAGGGGCAGTATTTTCGACACCACCCACAGGGCCATTGCGCATGGCAGAAAGAGTTTCCCAGGCGGCATCAAGTTCAGTACGAATAACAACTTGAGCGTCAGCATTACCCTGGGCATTCCAAAGTTCAATTTCCAAGGAATCAATCTTGGCGCGAGCTTCCAAATAAGCATCGGCGTCAAAAGAGGATCTAGATCCAGAAAAGTCAAGAGCAAGATATGCGACCAAGGCGGAGGCCAGCACAAACAATACTGCAGGAGCAACAAATTTCTTCATATGGCGCAATTTAGCAAAAACGGAAGAATTTGATAATAAGGGTATTGATTAAAAGCGCCCTTTTAGGAGGATGGTTCCCGCAGCCAGGGAAAAGTGACCGTCATCACAGGTGTGATGGGCGTTACAATCCGTCTTGTGATATTCACAACACTTGTTTTAAAGATTTCAACAAAACCCTACACAAGGACATTTTAATTGGTATCTTTGTGTTCAAGAACTCTTTGTTCTCCTCCTAACCCCCAAAAAAACATCCCGGCGTCAGTCGGGGTGTTTTTCTTATATGTACAAAGGGCGGGGGCACTCCCCCGCCCTTTGGATTCCCACCCCTGTGACGCGTAATGGGCGGAGGCACTCCCCCGCCCTTTGGATTCCCACCCCTGTGACGCGTAATGGGCGGAGGCACTCCCCCGCCCTTTGGATTCCCACCCCTGTGACGCGTAATGGGCGGGGCACGAAAAAAGGTCCCACGAGGGGACCTTTTGAAATTTTCTTATCCGGAGGGGCAAAGCTCGACGCACTACATGTTTGCCAGGACGTCGGCAAGAATCACACGGTTTGCGCCAGCCTGGATTGCGTAATTCATGGAAGCTTCGGCAGTGTAGAAGAGGGACAGGCCATCGGCCGCATGAACCGGCATTACGGAAACACCCATGCTCAAAGTCGTAGACAGGATTCCATCGCCATAGGCGATCTGGAGCTGAGAAATTTCGTTGCGGATCTTTTCAGCACGCTGGCGGGTAATCTGCAAGTCTGCACCCGGCAGAATCACGCAGAACACATCCCCATCGTAACGACATGGAATATCTTCGTTGCGGATATAGCCCGGAAGGCGCTGACCCAATTCCCAGAGGAGCTGTTCCACAGCATGGCGGCCGCGGTTCTGCTGAATTTCCTGAGCGGCATCCGGATAAATCATGATGAGACCGATAGGAGTCTTGTGGCGTGTTGCAGCAAAGACTTCGCGGGTCAAGGATTCTTCTGCATAGCGTCGATTGAACAAGCCCGTCAAGGAATCACGAATGCTATGTTGTTCGTAACGGATATTCAAGTTCTGGTTTGCAATGTACAAACCAAAGGTCGTTGCAAACACGCTAACCTTGGCAAGCCAATCTTCCTGAGATTCGTTATCCGGCAATACATCGGTCTGAATAGAGAAAATACCAAAGTGTTCATCAATGCCTTCAACAGGGGCGCAGAAAGAAATGCCCTGAGGGTGATGATGCAAGTGAGTACAGCCGCCCTTGAGGTTGGGGTTGGAGTAATCAGACACAACAATATCCCCGGCATTGAAGCTGGCGCATTCACTGGGACGAATCACATCATCGCTAATGACCTGGTTGCCAAAGGCAATGATCTTGTGAAGGTCCGTCTGGGTTCCTGCATACATATAAAGAACGCCAGAAGCATTGGGAAACAGCAGAGGAAGCAACTTTTCGATAGTCTTGAGAGCTTCCGGGAAAGGACGATTCTTGAGAATGCACTTGGAGTAGGCCTTCCAGGCATCCATGGGGAATCCCACCTTGACAGCATCTTCGGTTGCATGGGCCAAAGCTTCCTTGGCGGACATGGCACCCTTCGGCAGAGGAGGTTCTTCAACAGGGACATCCGGCTCAGCCATGGTAGGAATGCTGGAGGTGATTTCCATCTTGGAAGCCTTTAGTTCGTTCAAGGCTTCGTTAAATTCAACTTCCGTATTCTCAATCTTCTTTTTGCAAAGAGTGAACAGGACAAAACCAAGGACTGCACCCCAGGCACCGACAAAAATAAACTTGCCACTCAGGGAAATGGTAGCCTCGGGAACAAAGAAGGATACCGCTACTCCAGCAACAAAGGCAAGAAGCCACAGAAGAAAAGAAAACATTGTCATGCTGTTAATTTACTTATTTATGAATAAACTGGCAGAAAATTTTTGTTTAAACACGACTGTTTCCATAGATTTCTAAATTTAAGTCCATGACAATTCTCGAAAAAATCGCCCTTGCCCTCCCCGCCGTTGAATCCCCCGCCCGCTACATGGGTGGCGAAGCCAACAGCGTGGTTAAA is part of the Fibrobacter sp. genome and harbors:
- the miaA gene encoding tRNA (adenosine(37)-N6)-dimethylallyltransferase MiaA, with the protein product MPILFALVGATGIGKSNLSMELADHYGAEIIGVDSRQIYKGFSIGTAQPSLDCIQRVRHHLVDFLEPTESFSAGEFCRQTKNLVTKNPEKNFILVGGTGLYLQSLMLGLPNIPEIPDNIRKDLEQTIAERGADCLYREACAVDPEAMSKVEPNNVQRICRIFEVFRATGRKLSDLQKEREGGIGALPVFWLQRNRDNLYKRIDARVDQMIKDGWIDECLQLAKTVPLDAPAWQSLGYRELLQAKSQSDVDNTIEDVKKKTRNYAKRQLTWFRWQIESVSVDLEAKKRPFDQVVAGLTR
- the truA gene encoding tRNA pseudouridine(38-40) synthase TruA, with translation MRYRFRCEYLGSAFYGWQAQNEGGKTKFVTVQSALEEAFSIALRTPIRITGSGRTDTGVHARGQCVHFDYDGEIDTFKTVNSINGLTKRLIRIRDLERCADDFHSRFDATCRYYQYTIFTRPVALQRDFGWECGSLHLDLDAMEKEAESFLGHHDFIDFCIPRNDGKPTDCILTEFRLERLNDWSCMFHIKGNRFLHRQVRAMVGTLFDVGRGKLPMGTVNQIFEKNFKGERTWAPPQGLVLQNVEYKDY
- a CDS encoding GGDEF domain-containing protein; this translates as MTMFSFLLWLLAFVAGVAVSFFVPEATISLSGKFIFVGAWGAVLGFVLFTLCKKKIENTEVEFNEALNELKASKMEITSSIPTMAEPDVPVEEPPLPKGAMSAKEALAHATEDAVKVGFPMDAWKAYSKCILKNRPFPEALKTIEKLLPLLFPNASGVLYMYAGTQTDLHKIIAFGNQVISDDVIRPSECASFNAGDIVVSDYSNPNLKGGCTHLHHHPQGISFCAPVEGIDEHFGIFSIQTDVLPDNESQEDWLAKVSVFATTFGLYIANQNLNIRYEQHSIRDSLTGLFNRRYAEESLTREVFAATRHKTPIGLIMIYPDAAQEIQQNRGRHAVEQLLWELGQRLPGYIRNEDIPCRYDGDVFCVILPGADLQITRQRAEKIRNEISQLQIAYGDGILSTTLSMGVSVMPVHAADGLSLFYTAEASMNYAIQAGANRVILADVLANM
- a CDS encoding divergent polysaccharide deacetylase family protein, encoding MKKSKHIIAIIIVLVIIIGTAAVLLPRLADSEWAKKLVAEEETPVENVVEEAAVDTVPFKEKLQQELQIVQSTYVKRKKKDVWTLGRGQSIITYLLQTQRFVKKKGGKILFMEELHNNNVLQSANVEILQPDNDTLRVEFQVSESVFRDDASVLAVAFQVTSLSPELIAELNKLDYPYSLLIPPFGMPSEFYPNLDKVKNAELELWLTMESTKLNKVHNKLRPLRIHHTEEQIQTVIDEAKVLIPRAKGAVSRYGEQAVEHEQLLQAILSPVQKNNLWFIDATMNSRSKVPQACKTLNLKCESSSYYNPENSALADYIKQRLRDARKRGLSTMFIPLNMENLNKVKDLSEKAKNQGTSLVYLSKFMEY
- a CDS encoding pyridoxine 5'-phosphate synthase — encoded protein: MTVKLGFNVDHIATLREARKVCEPDPVAAAVIAELAGCNSISVHLREDKRHIQDRDVKLLRGTVTTKMNLEMAPSQEMVQIAINNQPDTVTLVPEIHTELATEDGLNVAAKAADLVKPVITLKSNDISVGVFIDPETEQVKAAKKIGADFVEFNTNKYATSCTLGSKEEIEREISALQDMTVLARKYGLRVKAGRGLNYRNVGAIAAIEGIEELVVGHSIICRAVMMGMDRAIKDMVDAIRNAD